A segment of the Rhizoctonia solani chromosome 12, complete sequence genome:
ACTACCGGCATGTACACCGACGACTCGGGCCCGTCTGCCTCCGCTCCTAAAGTCTCCGACTCGGTCGATCCCCGCGTCCGCTCGGCCGATATCAAGCCCAAGCCTAGTCGTCTGCGCATCGTAACCAGGACCCCCAAGAAGCGCGGCCCCCGTCGTGGGCGCAAGAACTctgacgacgatgacgacgagtCTGACGACGTTGACGACGAAGATGTCGATGTCGACGACTTCCCAGAGAGCGAGGACGACCATCCTGCTCCGGCATCCAACAATGCGTCCCCGGGAAACTCCCGAAGGGGCTCTCGCATGCTCCGCCAGCATGTTCACGCGTCGCGCGCCACGCCCCAGCCGTCTAATCCCAATGGATATGTCGACGCGTCCATCCCGAGTGGCCCTTCCGATTCAGAGGATATTATCATGTCGTCCCCAATCGCCCCTGCCGACGTTGAGCTCCCAGTCACCCCCTCGGCTAGCTTTCCCCGCGACTTGACTCCTGTTTCTCCTCAGTGCTTGGACAGCAGCGCCCAATCCCAGGACTCCATTTCCGTCCTCGAACAGCCGGCTACTGCAACCGATGACGTTTCGTCAGTCATGTCCAGCCATGGTTTCGACAGCTTGATCTATCCCTCGGGCGAAGCCGACAGCACCTGGCTCAACAGCACCGCCGTTACGTCCCCTACCACCTCCGAGTACTTTTTGCACCCCCATCACGCGCGCCGCGATGACTGCATGGACCGCATCGGCAAGTCTGCCTGGGCCACCTCGGACTGGCTCTCGGGAAACACCCGTCTCGACAATGCACTCTCGGGTGCGCTCGCATTCGGCGGCGCCTGGGGAACCACCACCAACTCGGTCGTCGATCGCTACAACCTCTACACCTCGAGCGCCGGCGTCGCAGCTCACGAATTCGCCTCGGAAGCAGGCGACCACCAGCATTACGACGAGTTTGGCTTCCGTGAGAGCAACCCGATCTCTTACTACGCCGGTGATTTGTTTCCTGGAAGCGGCATGGTCAACGCATCAGTCCACGCCCACATGGGCCCCGGAGCAACCAGCGGTACCGGATCGGTTGTCGACGAGCAAGGTGTCGAGTGTCTCTCGCTCGAGAGCGTCGTTCAGCCTCACATGCTCCAAGCCGGACTCGGCCGCTTGAGTCTCGCAGAGGCCAACGCGACGGGCGATCTCTCTGATGGCGTATCGATCGAGAAGACCACTTCGGCAGAGCCCAACCAACTCGTGAGTAACCGCCTCGTGTTCATCTCAAAGCAACCATACTGAGATCTCTCCTCTCTTTGTCTAGGACGCCCCGAATCCAATTCCGTATATGCTCCCCATGCCCTCATCCCTCTCGAACCTGTCGATGGCCGGTGTCGAAGCCTTGAACGCACCCACGCGTCCCACTCACACCAGGCGTTCCCACTCGTTGTTCGACTTTTCGTGCATGGACGCATTGGACCTCCAGCGTCCCGGCTACCCCGTCTCGTTTGACGTCGACACAGCCGCTCCGGGCATGTTTGCTGATGCACTCGACCTCGCCGCGTTGGGTCTCGAAATTGCCGCTCCTCCTGCTGCTCCTCCCAAGGACATTGTCCCCAACGTTCGCATGCAGAACAATAACGCCGTGATCGCCCCAAGCGACCTCATGCTCCGCAAGGCTGACTCTGCCGAGACCAAGATGCGCAAGCGCACAAGCTGGGGCGTCTAGATTAAATCGCCCCCTTCGAATATCTTTGCTTTGCTATGAATTTTTCAATATGGTTCCCCTTCTCTCTCTGCCCGTCTCCTGTCTGTGGCCGCCCGAGGAAGGAGCTGGGCTTCCTCGTCCTCGACACTGCCCTCCGTTATGTCCCCTTCAACGACTCCGATATGAACTCACGAACGTCCTATGCTTCCTTCGCCTTGCCTCGGAACAATCCTTTTGCGTCCGGCACGTGTATCTATGCACATCGGCCTCTTTTCTCCTCTCTTCttttttctccttttccTCTTTTTGCACAATCCAAAATTTAAACTGCAATTCAATAGTCTTTCGCGCGAGGACAAGCACTCGCACGCGGTTCACTTTTCCTCCCCACACCTCATATTCTCAACTTCGTCGTCACTTTTTGTTTCTCTTTGCATTGAACCCGCGCTAGTTGCTTGCCCTCGGTGGTTTTCGAATGACAATAAAGTATACCTCTTATTTACCTTTTTTTTCACTTCCCACTTTCGATCCAATCCGTCAATAGATTTTTATTCTTGCTTCGATTGGTTTTGCTTTATTACTTTGGGGTTTTAGAATGAACAGTAGTGTGAGAGttgagagagaaaaaaagaagTTGTAATCAGACCCAATGTCTTTTTCCGCATTGGCTGGTTTCCTTTGACTCGCTCGCTATTTATTCTTCATTCGCTTTGAATCTTGCATACAAATTCAATCTCATTGTTCAATTTCTTTATTCGGTATTTGTGAACACACTTGCATTTTGTTCCCTTCCCCCTGAATTATCACGTTGTTCAAATGAAATGAATGAAATCCGCATGTTAAACTACTCTATAATGAGCGCATGGTCTATAGGAAAAGCGGCGAACAATGTGGAGCTTTGCACCGAACGACTATGAAGCCCGATGCATATATTTCCAATCCATGTTTCTCTACTCGCGAGCTTGTGCGAAAAATTATTTTCGTATCCAGGGTCGCATATAGTCCTCCTGGATCGAGGACGTACTAGAGTACGTACATTGTGGAAAAAAGCAACCAATGTGGTGCTCAGCCACCTCTTTTGAATTTCAATTCGGACGCGAGTGATGAAATCTCGAACATCAATTCGTGAAGTGGGAGCAGCGTAGGTCGGGCCCCAAGGTAAGCAGGTGGTGCCTTGAGCCTCTAGCTTTGGACCCGATAGAACTTTGTACGTTACACGTACTCGCTAAGTTCCGTGTGGTGCCATGGTCCTAGACCCGGGTCTGACTTTTCTGATTACAAGGAAACGTCGAACACCGGTTCCACTTTTATCAACCACTCTCGAGACCCCTAGGCCGTTTGGTTTCTTTTCCTTCGACTTCCTGATGTGACGGAGTTTTTAATTGCGGCACCACCATGGGTTAAGTTCTGGTCGGTCGTATATGGACCTGGATCTGGATTTTAGATGTGGATTGTGGATTGTGGGATCCACATTGCGCATGGAGACCGGGACCTGGGAGTCTCACGCATACAGCCCATCTGATTGCCGTGATTCACGTCCGATGGGTTTGATGAACACTCACTACTTGGGATAGGGCGTTTGTCGCATGTCCGCATGTCGCATGTTGCGTTGGCTTGGTTTGGTTTGGTTTGGTGGGGATATGTTCGGCCATGTGTTAGGACTGGCTGAGCACTCAGGTCGTTGTTTGAGGATTTAGTGCGCGTTGCgtgttttgtttgtttgtttgttctCTCGGCCTTAGGACTCGGGCTGTGAACCTTGTCTTATCGGCTCTATATGAACTCGAGTTCATCCCTGAAAGTTCCTATTGTAGATAAGTCTTCTGTACATACAAATCATCACTGGAATTACGCGACTTGGAAATATCAGCGTTTGTCCATTTGTTAAACAGAATGTGCGTTGTAATCCGCCCTGCGTACAAGCCAAGCAATTGTGAGAATCAAGCTCACTCCGCCCTAGGCGCGCACGCTGTACTTACTAGTTTCTCGAGACAAACTTCAATCTTACGTGATACGCGCGACATTATCGATTCCGCTCAGTTCGCGCGCCTCGGAAAAGTACCGCGCATAAATGTAGATCAGGATCGTACGTAGATCAGGATCATATGGATCGAATAGGTGTAAAATGAAGATCGGGTGTGATACGTTTGATCGTCGGCTCGCCCCGTGGTTTGTACGCGCGCGCCAACTTGATTGTCTTACGACGCTGACGATATGTGATGCTGATGAAGTGCGTGTTTGAGGTAGCAAGGGAGGGGGTGTAATAGTATTTGAGTGGATATTGTTGCAATTTATTGGTACACACTCTTACCTGTAGCCAACCAAATCTGTACACGCAGGGGTGTCAAACTGAAGGATATAGACAACGGCATCCCCGAGCCTTATCTCCCGAGCCAAGCATTCTAATTTTGATTAGAACGCAAGTCTACATGCAATCCGCTGGCATCTGATGCATTTAAATTGCCAATAGGTCTTCTTGGTAGCCCTATTGGCTCCGGGGATACACTATGCGAACCACACTACGGAAGCCATAGTTCATGCCTCTTACCAAGATTCCCTAGGTGAAATGTGACAAAGATATGTTCAAATTCTGTCAAGAagctgcgcatatagctacCTGCCAAGGTATTATGTATCAATCAATACAGTGATTCGGAACTCGAGGTGCACATGTTACTAATCAAACAATGGTTTCAATGGATTCTCGGCACTGGCAATTTGCTCTCCTCCCTCTCGCACTAGTTTCAGAACCTCATACCCGAGCAAGGTGGTTTGTTTGTAAACTTCGTCTCCTTTGCCTCTGACCCATGAGGTAGTTGTACCGAGGCCCATTGTAAACAGTCCAGCTAGAATGGTTACCCTGGTGCGGTCTACTGCATGGTGCTCACGGTATGTTCTATAAAGTGACGAAAGAAAGGGGAAATCACTGTTAATGCGTTGATGACGAGCAAAGGACAGCCATGTCCCTGTTACCTCCCCTAGGTCTAATTCAGGACAAGAGGGTCGACAAAGCTCCCAGTCAACGACATAAACGCGTAACTTGTTGTGGTTTGGGACACGTGGAACTAGTATATTACCTGAAGTTCAAGTTAGCCTCAGTTAGCAAAGAGAATCACAGAAACGTGCTTAGCGAAAGGTCACCCATGGCGAGAACCCGATCATCAATAGATATCCTGCGAGATTCCTCTGATAGCATACTTTCTAGCCATCCTTCTTTGACTCCAAACTTGGTCGCTGAGCGGATACTCAAGTTGGCGAAGAGTGCAAATATGCGGTCCTGTCGGTGGGGGTAGAGGAAAAGTTGACGGTGCTCGGTGGAGCTACCCCATTCGTGTAACCTCCCAAGGAATATTCCCAGCGCTGAACCAATACCAGATGCTACGGCCTGAATGTTCGCGTGATCTAAATCACTACATGCACGTTTGAGATGCTCGTCAAACATGACGTCGAGGCTAACAATGTCTGAACCTAAGTCAGACAGGAAAACTGTGTGAGTCTCTCGGTCGTAGTGGATCGGGCGAGGGACCTGAATGACACTGTCATGATTGATTAGGCCGCAGTCCCAGAGGGCCATAAGCGCGTTGTACTCAAAATCCTGTATAAACTAATATTAGCTTTCCTAACGGTTGTAGATACAGGCAATCTTACTGAACGAGTAGATTCGAACCTAATCTCGGGGGCAAACGCAACATAATCTTCGTAATGTTTTATTATAAGAGTTGTAGAGCCATCCTCGAGAGGAGTTGACAAGGAGACTCGATAACTAAACGCAGTGAATCCTCCAGTGAGGCGCTGAACATCGGCTGCCGCAAACTGTGTGTTTGACAGGTAATCGAGTACTCCGTTGGAATTAGTCAAGTCGTTCATATCGAAAAGAGGGCTACGTGGTTTGAGATATCGTGTGCTTTTGAAGGCTTCTAGTCTGTAGCCTACCAGGTGTGGCTAAAGGCTAGACTATATATACCAATAATCAGTACGATGTTTACCCTAGCGCGCGATACAAGAAAGAGCCAGAGCTTGACTGGGTATCGAAACAACCGTCTTACTCTTTGGGATGGGCGGCAATACGACAGAATGTTAGTATTACCCGTCATGATTATTATATGCTGCTTACGCAGGTCTGATTCACTTGTATCTGGTGTAATAGTCGTTATATCATGCCAAATGTCTAATGCTCCATCCTTATGAACAGGTTGACCCGGCGCCGGCCCGGGCGGGCATACCTATCGATTAGTGTGCATACAGCTAATAATTTGCTCATTACGGGCTACATGACAGGGTGTATACAATAATAAGGAATCACAATTAGTTGGTTGGAAGACAGAAGCTCCCTGAATTAATGAACAGCTCAGTAAAGAGGGTTTAGTACTAAAATACTTTCAAGTACGTATTCATTTTTCAACTAGTAATTTCGCCTTTGATTATGAAATTCATAGCTATCGTATTCACCCTAGCCCACGCAGTTGGATTTCAGAACCGCCTCGAAATTATCCTATGGTAGAAACATAAGAGTTACACACATATAattatgtatgcgcatggaTAGTTGGCAGTGTTGCTTTACGACAGCGATGTGACAACACACGTGATGGTTGACGTCAATAAGCGTGTATAGAAATAGCTGGGCGATCAGGTGCGAGGGTGAACTCGACAACAACGATGGCCGATACTCCAGGAAACGATGGCCCACACGCAACTCTTAGCACCGATGCCGGCGGCGGCGTTCTAGAACACCCTAAACCACTAACAATCACATATCCTGGGATGCAAAAGCAGATTGAAAGGGTTTTTGACCGCCTTCATAAATCCGGACACTCCATCAATTCTAGCGAGCTCCGTACGTTTTTGGAGGGGCAAGGAGAAAGGTACACCGATGACGAAGGTTTCAAAGCGTGGATGAAACGTACTCTCAGTCCCACAGCTGTTGACAAGCTCCTGAACAACAAAGACGGTATCGATAAAGCTGAATTTACCGCATATCTTGCGTCAGCCGCCAATGGTTCAATCAAGGCCATTCCCGAGGATGAGACTCGACCTTTAAACGAATATTATATCTCGTCGTCTCATAACACATACCTCGTGGGCCATCAACTATATGGTGCCTCTACTGTTGACGGCTATCGTAATGTCTTGTTGCGTGGGTGTCGTTCGGTCGAAATCGATGTCTGGGACGGAGAAGAGGGAGAACCCGCAGTATTCCACGGGTACACGTTAACCAAAGAGGTTCCTTTCCGAGACGTTTGTCGTGCGATCAAAGAAAACGCGTTTGTCACGTCGGAGCTCCCTGTAATTATTAGTCTGGAGGTGCATGCAAGTCATGCTCAGGTAAGTTTGGAAATATATACAAATACACTCCCTAATATCCGATACGCGACATAGCAAGAGAAGATGGTCTCAATCATGAAGGAGGAGCTAGGAGATTATCTTGTCAGCGAACGTCTTTCTCAGCACCTTGATGACAAGGCCCTCCCTTCTCCTCATGCCCTTCGTCGTCGTCTACTTGTCAAGGCAAGTAGACTGAACCGCTACTGTCATTTCGCCACTTAGTGTTCATAGGTCAAACACTTCCCTATCGCCACTGACCCCGTAATAGCCCAGCCGACTCCAGAGGCCAAGCCCAACGATCCTGACAATGATACATCTGATTCTTCGTCTGATGAAGAGTTACGTGAAGCGGCGGCTGCGGCCTCTAAAACCAAGCCCAAGAAAAGCAAAGTCATTCAAGCGCTGGCAGACCTGGGAGTGTACATCTCAGGGCATAGTTTCAAGGACTGGGAAGATGCTAGTAAGCACTCGGACGGAAATATATCGCCTAACCAGAATATTTACAATTATTACTAACCCAGAACGCCTACCCTCCAACCATATCTTCTCATTCTCTGAAAAGGCGTTTCTCAAGATGAACAAATCAAACCATGATGAGCTTTTTTCTCATAATGTTCATTTCCTTATGCGAGTGTATCCCTTCGGCCTTCGGTGAGCTTCTTGGGGGGTTTTTTACGCTAAGTTAACAAAGCAACAGATTCGGGTCATCTAATGTTGATCCGACGACCTTTTGGTCTCGTGGGGTCCAGCTGGTGGCTCTCAATTGGCAGAAAATTGATCGTGTGAGTATTAAACCACCGTTCAGATGTATATTGCTTTTAAGCCGGCTTTAGGGTATGATGTTGAATGAAGCCATGTAAGTAACTTCAAGCTTTTCTCAGTACCCTTGAAGGACGCATACACTTACGCTCTCAGTGGCGCTTAGGTTTGCCGGAACTGGAGGTTACGTTCTCAAACCCCCCGGTCGTCGAGACGTGAATCTGACCGGTGTGCTCGCACGAGAGGAGAAACGCAGTGTAGTGCTGCGAGTTACAATTCTCGCTGGACAATCACTCCCTCTTCCCGAAGACGAAGCAGAGGATGAGGCGGACAAACTCGAGAAATTAAAGAagaaggaagaaaagaagaaaagaaaggaGGCACATTCGCGCAGTAATAGTGGGGTCAAGGATGGGGACGAAAAAAGCATTAGCGCTATTGAAGCAGGGCTCGCTGCGGCACATGTAACGGCCACCGCACTAACCCCACCTGCGAATCCGGAGTCTCGTGAAGCAGAAAGCAAGCGAGATAAGATCAAAGGATTCTTTAGCCGTATGAAACATCGGGATGGAGCAGATGGATTTGAGCCGTAAGTGCGCTTTTCtccctttttttttccttttccttttggCGCAGTGGCTTATTTATGTACTGGAAATTTAGGTACATTGAAATTCAGTTGCTAGCAGACGGGCTAGATGAAGATGGAGTCAAGGGCAAAAACAAAGCCTTGCGAGGGGCTGACGTGGTATGGGAGGGGCGAGGATTACTCGGCTCGGACCCACCCGAGATTGTACTGAAAGCATCTAATATCGTCCCTGGCGCATCATTTGTCAGGTATGCCATTCCAATATATTCATGGCAACACTACCGATTTTTATAAATTGTAGATTTCTACTGAAAGACGAAGAATTCGGAACAGATGACTTGGCCGGATGGGCTTGCGTTCGTCTAGATAGGCTCCAGCCAGGCTATCGTTTTATACGATTATATGATTTACACGGCAGGCTGACTGAAAATGGATGCCTTTTCGTGAAGATTCAGAAGGAGATCAcaggtacttgggagatcatTTAATATTCCTACGGCATCTACATCATATGCATGTATTTGGCATTCGGCATATTACTTTTATACCACATTGCAATAACAAACGCCTGAATAAAGTATGATTTGAGCGTGTTTTATCCAAGTTAATTACCATTTAGCGTAAGGTAAAAATTTCCCACTGTCGATACTGTTGTTATTTGAGTTTCACTCTTACTATTATAGCACTCACTCAAACGTCAGTACGACGCGATCACCCTTTTCGTGAGGTTTCCTGTCCACCGTTACATGACAGTCGATCAGCGACATGATGCCATCTCCAAACTAGGCGTTTGCGCAAGGTGCTAAGCAGGCTTCTGTATATATTTAGTTCAAGCGCATACCTTTTCATGGATCACAGCCTAGCAAAGCAAAAAATAAGCTATTTTACGCTACATAGTATCTACTTTGTCCAGCTCACTTTGATTGGATACCCATACACCAAGACCCCCTATCGACAAGCGCTTAGTGATGTAGTTTACATTGTACACCTAGATACTTACTTCATGTAGGCGGTAAATAACTGGGTCCTGAGGTGGGTCAGGTCCAAGGCCGCGCGTTGGCCACCAATGGTCTCCAAGGCTGTCCCTGAGGGACTGGTGAGGTACGTCTGGATACCCAAGTTAAATGAGCTTCATGTAGCCCGTCAAGGTAGCTACCTAAAGCCTCGCTGAGTTTGGCAAGATCCTGTGGTGCTGGTTTTGCCTGAAGCAACACTCTGAGTCGTTGGATGACATGATGATCGTTTCTCGTACCTGTCCGTAGAAGAGTGCTGCCGTCCAGATCTCATCCTTGCCTATGGCCTTTCCTATTTCTCCAAAACTCAAACCTGAAGTGGCTAAGTTGTAGCGTCATTTTATTTATAGCATGCATTCATACCTTTCTTTGCCTTGGCATCGAACAATTGCTTGCATGCAGATGGGAGCCCAGGGAGCACAGGACTTGATGCCTTGAATGACAGTTGGTTTCATCTCGGAAATGGCTGCTAAACACTCACCACAGCACTGGATGAACTGAGTCGTACCGAGTTCGTTTGTGTTACTAACGGAATTGGTCGTTGGCGCATTGCACCACGCGTTACACCGTGAATCATTCGTGTAAAATTCATTATTCTTAGCGTGTTCGTCTGAGTGGTGGTGGCCGCAGTATGATAATTTAGATGAtacgcgcatatatatagtacAAGAGGAATGTGCGGATCTACGATATCCGTGCGTGCTTCGGATTTCCCTTTACCATCATCCGAGGCATTTGACGTCACAGTCGGTGGACCTTCATTCCGAAAGCAAGGCGAACTCCGTTGAGAGGAATAAGCATTAGCATGTGGTTGGATGGTCAATTCTGGAAACTGTGGGAACGCTGACACAGAACGTGTCATATACAATTGAGCTCCTTCAAAAAACAATGCCCCCACCGTGAATCGAACACAGGCTGCTTCGGAAATGAAGTTTTAAAGAACCACAACGAAGCGTCATAACCACTAGACCATAGGAGCTTGCTGGGAGACCTCAAATAGCTTATGTAACTTTTGCTGCGTGTCTGAGTGTTGACTGTAACCCTATTTCTGCCTAAAACATTTCTGGTTCATACAAAAAAACCACCCAGTAGTGAGCAAAGGGTCAGCCTAGCGTGATACCAACTAACCTGCTAAATGTAGCCAACCAAATAGTTACCGGTTACTGAAGTTGAGCCAGCACAAAGTGATACGTCACTGTTTTTATCTTTCGAGTCAAACAATAGGCGTTACCCCCAGAATCAATACAGGCATAGAGCCACGGTGTATATGACGCCTACAGAGCGAAAGAACGGGAAGACTCAGCCATAGTCCATGATATAGTAGCACGACCGGGGCAGATGTGCGACCGGTAATTTACAGCTATGACCAAGTGTACATTTCAAACCCGCATCTTTCACAAACTGTGCCACAAACCGGCCTAGAGTTGGGAACATCGAGCCAAGTTTAGTCTTAATTAAAACAAAAAATAAAATAGGCTATTGTGTATGAATACCTCACAGTACAAAAGCATAGTGGATCCCTTCCCTTTGTAACTGACGTGGATCGTAACTCATGAGACAACCACGTATTTGGTAATGAGCGATATGTAATTGCAATTGGTAGCGCTAATGGTTGACTCCCTCTCTCTGTGTTGGTGGCTATTCCATGACGACCCCTGGTGCCGGTAAGGTCGCTTCAGATGCGCACATAACAGCACTAAAGAGAGTATGAGCAGGACCTTCTTCTCCAACGACCAACTCAGTTCAGAAGCGGTCAAAATGGCATGATATTGAAGAGCCTCCCGTTCATATTGTGCCTAAAAAGCGAGCAAAGAAATCAACTCGGGTCCGAGAGTCCTCACCGGACGTGCCTGCGCTCTCCAGAGATCCGGAAGCTGAAGTAGCTCCCCAGGTTACGGCTCGCGCGCTACGGCCTGCGGAAGAAAATCACAGTCAATCAGTCTCTACTCGTAGTCGATTTGTCCCCCCTAGAACAGCTCACCCTCCGATTCAACCCTGCCGGTCGGTTTATTGCTACGAAAGGTTGAATCACATCGAGGAAGGGACTTATGGTGTGGTCTTTCGAGCTCGTGACAAGGAAACTGGGGAAATTGTGGCCCTCAAAAAGCTCAAATTAGATGAAGAGAAAAACGGTTTCCCTATCACCAGCTTGCGCGAAGTCATGGCACTTATGGTGTGTAAGCACGAGCATGTCGTAGGTGTACGAGAGATTGTTGTCGGGGATACTTTAACGCAGTAAGTTCCCCAATAACTACCGGTTATAGTCCTCACCCTCTATTTCAGAGTCTTCATCGTTATGGATTTTATAGAGCATGATCTCAAACAATTACTTACGCAAATGCCTTCTCCTTTCCTTCAATCAGAGATCAAAACCTTGCTGCGACAGCTCATTTCTGCTGTCGCCCACTGCCATGCGAATTGGGTCTTACATCGCGATCTCAAAACAAGTAACCTACTAATGAACAACCGTGGCCAAATCAAAGTTGCAGATTTTGGACTTGCTAGGACATTTGGAGATCCACTCGGGGATATGACACAACTTGTTGTCACACTTTGGTACCGGTTAGTTGTGTCCTCGGCCCTAGGCAAACGCGCGTATTCACGGCTCAGCAGTGCGCCAGAACTCTTGTTAGGGGAAGCTGCATATTCTACCGCTGTGGATATGTGGTCTGTAGGCTGTATATTTGGAGAGCTGTTACTTCATGAGCCATTATTCCAGGCCAAGGGAGAAATGGAGCTACTGTCAATGGTACGTCAGTAGGAATCTTGGCCGTATCTCTAAATAACTGGCCACTAGATTTTCAAACTGCTAGGCCACCCGGATGAGAAATCATGGCCTGGATTTTCCAAGTTACCCCTGGCGAAAACGGTTAATACCAGTGCCGCTTGGTGCGTGGAGAGGGACAAGCATAGACCAATCTCTAACATGTAAACCAGGCCGTCAACTCTCAGAACTAAATTCCCTCACCTCACCCGTGCGGGTCTCGACCTACTGTCTAGTTTATTAGCCTACGATCCGGCTCAACGTATTAGCGCAGAGGAGGCGCTCAACCACCCTTATTTTTCGTGTGTACTTTTCCGTCCATCTGCCTCGTCGCGAGCCTTATGCACAATCTTTAGGGAATCCCCATTGCCCAAACATCCCTCTTTGTTCGGCTCATTCCCATCTGTCGCCGCTGGAGAAAAGTAAGCATCGAATCGGAGATGAACCAACGACCCTACTAATGCTTGGTGTTTGAACAGACGCCGGAAACCCGACAGCCCTTCAGCGCCCAGTCGCATTGCTGACTACAAGCTGCTTATGGACTTTGACTTGCCCTGAGATTATTAAGAATCAAAGCTGCAGCTTGTAGGCAACGCGCTGTTATTAGGCATGCCGAAGGCTATTGCGGTCTAGTGTATAATGACATAAAAATACAGGCGTGCTCAACCCATTCTATTTCTACCCTGAGGTTCCTTCGTGTCGATTTAACTTGATGCCCCTTGTACAAACCACCGCTTCATCGCGCTGTGCCCTAATCTCTCGACCGCCTCCTTAATATCAGGACGATCTGGCACACACCGATATTTCACATATGTGCGTCCGGTGGAGCTCGAACCTGGACCAGCAAGTACTACAACGTTGTGCGCCACCAACCTCTCGAACGCCTATCGGTAAAAGTAGCACGAATAGGGGCACAAGGTCAATTGTCAGGATTCGTAACCCTGATCTTAGGCTTCGCACTCACCGTCTCGAGCACAGATTCGGGAACGCGTATCAAGCCAAGCCCACGGCCTTGAACTTGGACGAGTGCTTTGGTAACTGCCTCATTACCCAACTCTCGCTTTATTTCGTCACATAGCATCTTGAACGTGAATACATCATGACCCCTATCATGAATGTGTTGCGTTGCGACAAGCAATGCAACGCACGGGTATGCCAATTCTGATTCGTGAAAGTTAGGGCAGCCTGCAAAGTAGTATAACCAACCAACCTTGTAAGAATACGAATGGAAGAGGAGCACACTGTGATTGAATACTTCGAGATATTGTTCCCACAGTCAGCCAAGGAGATGATGGCGTCAAACTAGCCACGGCTCCTGACTGATATGACGTATTAGAACGCGGCGGCGGGGAGGCGCGAGCTGCTACTCACCAGGATGCGTAGGAGTAACCTCACATCTCTTGATAAATCAAACATATCCTCGATGATTTGTTTAAATTGCCTATCCCCAATCATCCTCTGAAGGAGATATGATTCAATTGACCAATTCATTCCAGTCAAGTATATGCTTACCTCGACCGAATCTCTCCAGTTTATACACCAAGAATCTGTCTGAG
Coding sequences within it:
- a CDS encoding Myb-like DNA-binding domain protein, producing MEYSFVTPATPQAPPAGPSAPVPTTPKTISARLKQRRVSLPSTQLRSHSALFRDEMALDEPVKNEPRDEPSARTTPASVSPVDAKPVKKQRKKWTTEETQMLVDGCNEWGVGNWKAILNDPRFVFQSRSPVDLKDRFRTYFPDAYRLHYPNAKTHLSSRVRSTLPDGTSIFEKTRSKKRRPFSKEEDEALRRGYEQHGTVWATIVKDPVFQQRRSTDLRDRFRNAFPDLYQQAGYKPRPARKTQKARTTGMYTDDSGPSASAPKVSDSVDPRVRSADIKPKPSRLRIVTRTPKKRGPRRGRKNSDDDDDESDDVDDEDVDVDDFPESEDDHPAPASNNASPGNSRRGSRMLRQHVHASRATPQPSNPNGYVDASIPSGPSDSEDIIMSSPIAPADVELPVTPSASFPRDLTPVSPQCLDSSAQSQDSISVLEQPATATDDVSSVMSSHGFDSLIYPSGEADSTWLNSTAVTSPTTSEYFLHPHHARRDDCMDRIGKSAWATSDWLSGNTRLDNALSGALAFGGAWGTTTNSVVDRYNLYTSSAGVAAHEFASEAGDHQHYDEFGFRESNPISYYAGDLFPGSGMVNASVHAHMGPGATSGTGSVVDEQGVECLSLESVVQPHMLQAGLGRLSLAEANATGDLSDGVSIEKTTSAEPNQLDAPNPIPYMLPMPSSLSNLSMAGVEALNAPTRPTHTRRSHSLFDFSCMDALDLQRPGYPVSFDVDTAAPGMFADALDLAALGLEIAAPPAAPPKDIVPNVRMQNNNAVIAPSDLMLRKADSAETKMRKRTSWGV
- a CDS encoding cyanate hydratase; this translates as MNFTRMIHGVTRGAMRQRPIPLVTQTNSVRLSSSSAVASSPVLPGLPSACKQLFDAKAKKGLSFGEIGKAIGKDEIWTAALFYGQAKPAPQDLAKLSEALDVPHQSLRDSLGDHWWPTRGLGPDPPQDPVIYRLHEGVLVYGYPIKAVIHEKFGDGIMSLIDCHVTVDRKPHEKGDRVVLTFE
- a CDS encoding phosphatidylinositol-specific phospholipase C, with the protein product MADTPGNDGPHATLSTDAGGGVLEHPKPLTITYPGMQKQIERVFDRLHKSGHSINSSELRTFLEGQGERYTDDEGFKAWMKRTLSPTAVDKLLNNKDGIDKAEFTAYLASAANGSIKAIPEDETRPLNEYYISSSHNTYLVGHQLYGASTVDGYRNVLLRGCRSVEIDVWDGEEGEPAVFHGYTLTKEVPFRDVCRAIKENAFVTSELPVIISLEVHASHAQQEKMVSIMKEELGDYLVSERLSQHLDDKALPSPHALRRRLLVKHFPIATDPVIAQPTPEAKPNDPDNDTSDSSSDEELREAAAAASKTKPKKSKVIQALADLGVYISGHSFKDWEDAKRLPSNHIFSFSEKAFLKMNKSNHDELFSHNVHFLMRVYPFGLRFGSSNVDPTTFWSRGVQLVALNWQKIDRGMMLNEAMFAGTGGYVLKPPGRRDVNLTGVLAREEKRSVVLRVTILAGQSLPLPEDEAEDEADKLEKLKKKEEKKKRKEAHSRSNSGVKDGDEKSISAIEAGLAAAHVTATALTPPANPESREAESKRDKIKGFFSRMKHRDGADGFEPYIEIQLLADGLDEDGVKGKNKALRGADVVWEGRGLLGSDPPEIVLKASNIVPGASFVRFLLKDEEFGTDDLAGWACVRLDRLQPGYRFIRLYDLHGRLTENGCLFVKIQKEITGTWEII
- a CDS encoding phosphotransferase enzyme family protein, producing the protein MNDLTNSNGVLDYLSNTQFAAADVQRLTGGFTAFSYRVSLSTPLEDGSTTLIIKHYEDYVAFAPEIRFESTRSDFEYNALMALWDCGLINHDSVIQVPRPIHYDRETHTVFLSDLGSDIVSLDVMFDEHLKRACSDLDHANIQAVASGIGSALGIFLGRLHEWGSSTEHRQLFLYPHRQDRIFALFANLSIRSATKFGVKEGWLESMLSEESRRISIDDRVLAMGDLSLSTFL